A window from Opitutia bacterium ISCC 52 encodes these proteins:
- the cysK gene encoding cysteine synthase A, with the protein MSFQDIRSTQGRKRLFNSVVDTIGDTPCIRINNLAPDNVTVYVKAEFFNPAASVKDRLAINIIEAAERRGDLKPGQTVVEATSGNTGIGLAMVCAAKGYPLVVTMADSFSIERRKLMRFLGAKVVLTPRAEKGYGMYQKAKDLAEKNGWFLARQFESADNADIHESTTGQEIMSDFEGQRLDYYVTGYGTGGTLTGVARVLRKERPDTKIILSEPANAQLIGSGVAQGRGDDNSPAVSHSAFEPHPVQGWTPDFIPFVLQESIDNSNYDELIPVPGPTAIEHSRKLATQEGICTGISGGATLAIALQIAEKAEPGSVILAMLPDTGERYLSSPLFEGIAEDMTDEEVELSKSTPGYQMD; encoded by the coding sequence ATGTCCTTTCAAGATATTCGATCCACCCAAGGCCGTAAACGGCTATTTAATAGCGTTGTAGATACCATCGGAGACACTCCTTGTATTCGTATCAACAACTTGGCGCCTGATAATGTAACCGTATACGTGAAGGCCGAGTTCTTTAACCCTGCCGCTTCAGTCAAAGACCGACTGGCTATTAACATCATTGAGGCTGCTGAGCGTCGTGGAGATCTCAAGCCGGGGCAAACCGTTGTTGAGGCAACCAGTGGAAACACTGGTATTGGTTTAGCTATGGTCTGTGCAGCAAAAGGATATCCTTTGGTCGTGACGATGGCCGATAGTTTTTCTATCGAACGCCGTAAGTTGATGCGCTTTCTCGGTGCCAAAGTGGTTCTGACACCGCGTGCAGAAAAAGGATACGGCATGTATCAGAAAGCCAAGGACCTTGCTGAGAAGAACGGCTGGTTTCTAGCCCGTCAGTTTGAAAGTGCGGACAATGCTGATATCCACGAAAGTACCACTGGGCAGGAAATTATGTCTGATTTCGAGGGTCAGCGGCTTGACTATTACGTAACCGGTTATGGAACTGGCGGAACCCTTACCGGAGTGGCTCGTGTGCTTCGTAAGGAACGTCCGGATACAAAGATTATTTTGAGTGAGCCAGCCAATGCTCAGTTGATCGGATCCGGCGTCGCTCAAGGCCGAGGCGATGATAATTCTCCAGCGGTAAGTCATTCTGCATTTGAACCACATCCGGTACAAGGATGGACGCCTGACTTCATACCTTTCGTGCTACAAGAATCGATAGACAACAGTAACTACGATGAATTGATTCCTGTTCCAGGGCCGACTGCCATTGAGCATTCGCGTAAACTGGCTACTCAAGAAGGTATCTGCACCGGCATTTCCGGCGGGGCAACACTGGCTATCGCTTTACAGATTGCCGAGAAAGCCGAACCAGGATCCGTAATCCTCGCCATGCTCCCAGATACGGGCGAGCGTTACCTGTCTTCGCCTCTATTCGAAGGGATTGCTGAAGACATGACGGACGAAGAAGTCGAGTTGTCAAAATCGACGCCTGGTTACCAGATGGACTAA
- a CDS encoding arylsulfatase — MSLFKILVCLAFYFVGVLYSIGNDRPNIIVILADDLGYSDIGCFGGEIETPNLDRLAHDGLRYSQFYNTSKCWTTRASLLTGEYWQKVTVGNGLKPETITVADRLRDAGYRTYLSGKWHLDQNRHDDPSRNPLEFGFDTFYGNLHGAVSYFNPYTLMRGKESAADEIGDDYYLTDAISEEAVKNVRDHARDHGENPFFLYLSYTAPHWPLQALPEDIAKYEAYYQDKSFEQLRRARYEKMKTLGILPKSGQLSEATHGDWSKVDQPWNARRMAVFAAMVDRMDQGIGQVLTALEETGQLENTLICFMADNGASTELIGYNNALSCLGGEALTRDGRPISIAGEEMPGDETTFQGYGPDWANVSNTPYRYFKVTSFEGGIRSPFIVHWPAGITRKHRGSIDHQLLSHLIDLTPTFLQMAGQDIPDSIDGTSVLSYWKGKQSGNPQRVLFNEFGRSSAMYDYPWKWVQYRGDRFLFNLEKDASETNDVSQQFPKQFNSMRQRFDQWKASFGD; from the coding sequence ATGTCACTTTTTAAGATCCTTGTTTGTTTAGCATTTTATTTTGTAGGCGTCCTGTATTCAATTGGTAATGACAGGCCGAATATCATCGTTATTCTGGCCGATGATCTTGGTTACTCCGATATCGGTTGCTTTGGTGGTGAAATTGAAACCCCGAACCTGGATCGCTTGGCTCATGATGGGCTTCGATATTCCCAGTTTTATAATACGTCGAAATGTTGGACAACCAGGGCATCGCTTCTCACCGGAGAATATTGGCAAAAAGTAACAGTGGGAAATGGTCTCAAGCCGGAAACGATTACCGTGGCGGATCGACTCAGGGATGCTGGTTACCGAACTTACCTAAGTGGCAAATGGCATCTGGACCAGAATCGACACGACGATCCTTCGCGCAATCCGTTGGAATTTGGGTTTGATACGTTTTACGGCAACCTGCACGGCGCTGTGAGTTACTTTAATCCCTATACTCTGATGCGAGGCAAAGAGTCTGCTGCAGATGAGATTGGAGATGACTACTATCTTACAGATGCAATCAGTGAGGAGGCAGTCAAGAATGTGCGAGACCATGCGCGTGATCATGGCGAAAATCCCTTCTTTCTGTATTTGTCCTACACGGCTCCGCACTGGCCGCTCCAGGCACTTCCTGAGGACATTGCCAAGTATGAGGCCTACTATCAGGACAAGAGCTTCGAGCAATTGCGACGTGCCCGATATGAAAAGATGAAGACCCTGGGCATTTTACCTAAGAGCGGCCAGTTGTCCGAGGCAACTCACGGTGATTGGTCGAAAGTGGACCAACCCTGGAATGCCCGGCGCATGGCTGTGTTCGCTGCTATGGTTGATCGTATGGATCAGGGCATTGGTCAGGTGCTCACTGCATTGGAAGAAACCGGTCAGTTAGAAAACACCCTCATTTGTTTCATGGCCGACAACGGAGCTTCGACTGAATTGATTGGCTATAACAATGCCTTGAGTTGTCTCGGAGGAGAGGCGCTCACTAGAGATGGTCGTCCTATCAGTATCGCCGGTGAAGAAATGCCTGGAGATGAAACCACCTTTCAAGGGTATGGTCCTGATTGGGCTAATGTTTCCAACACCCCTTATCGATACTTCAAAGTCACCAGTTTTGAAGGCGGCATTCGGTCTCCGTTTATCGTTCATTGGCCAGCTGGTATCACACGAAAACACCGAGGAAGCATCGACCACCAACTGCTTAGCCATCTTATTGATTTAACTCCAACATTCTTACAGATGGCTGGGCAAGACATTCCAGATTCCATCGACGGCACGAGCGTACTCAGCTATTGGAAAGGGAAGCAAAGCGGTAACCCACAGCGCGTTCTTTTCAATGAATTTGGCAGGAGTAGTGCGATGTACGATTACCCCTGGAAATGGGTTCAGTATAGAGGTGACCGCTTTCTCTTTAACTTGGAAAAAGATGCTTCTGAAACAAACGATGTGTCTCAACAGTTCCCAAAACAATTCAACTCGATGAGGCAAAGGTTTGACCAATGGAAAGCATCGTTTGGTGACTAG
- a CDS encoding GNAT family N-acetyltransferase, translating into MSSLIKEISTGQELADSFHVMRALRPHLIEDAYIEKVRRQQKQGYHLVALIDEENEIAALAGYRFAEFMAWGKVLYLDDLITDPTKLKRGYAGALMDWLEEEGKRNRCNELHLDTGHQRLDAHRLYHKKGWQISCHHMSKVLTWKVGSYRRADR; encoded by the coding sequence ATGAGTAGTCTCATTAAAGAAATATCCACCGGCCAGGAGTTGGCCGACAGTTTTCATGTCATGCGAGCGCTTCGTCCTCATCTGATAGAAGACGCCTATATTGAAAAAGTCCGGCGACAACAGAAGCAAGGGTATCACCTGGTCGCACTCATCGATGAAGAGAATGAAATCGCAGCCCTTGCAGGTTACCGCTTCGCAGAGTTCATGGCCTGGGGAAAAGTGCTCTACCTGGATGACCTCATTACGGATCCCACTAAACTCAAACGAGGCTACGCCGGCGCACTGATGGATTGGCTGGAAGAAGAAGGTAAACGGAACCGATGTAATGAGCTGCACCTCGACACGGGCCATCAGCGGCTGGATGCCCATCGCCTGTATCACAAGAAAGGGTGGCAGATAAGTTGTCACCACATGTCGAAGGTATTAACATGGAAGGTAGGGTCATACCGCCGGGCCGACCGATGA
- a CDS encoding SpoIIE family protein phosphatase, giving the protein MSATDKDDPKLLSASASMLFDALLHQTEDQVYFKDRESRFIRVSDVMPAKFGLKSPEELIGKTDFDLFSKEHAQQAYDDEQRLIRDNERLVNLTEKETWPDGSVTWATSTKVPLYLGSGEPVGIMGITRDITEQVVAQQALEESREQLRQKNEEMATDFQNAGRVQQRLIPGPMPEHPDVDIAVLNLSYSDVGGDVITFPLVSDKHLSFLLGDVSGHGLSAGLFTILVKHLADFYMPAEFAHPEQALIELDQHMKGLIPSGFVAVMVGTLDLSEDEYATLTLANAAQPPLLWYRESSDTVEIVNCPSENVVGLGICDNVQVTKFTVDLGDCLLFMTDGLIECRNPEGVELGTEGLVDVFKNCARQPVQEVVKTLEAYLKSYCGANYPQDDTTLLALRLKED; this is encoded by the coding sequence ATGAGTGCTACTGATAAAGATGATCCGAAGCTTCTGAGTGCTTCGGCGTCCATGCTGTTTGATGCACTGCTTCATCAAACAGAGGACCAGGTTTACTTCAAAGATCGCGAAAGCCGCTTTATTCGAGTCAGTGATGTTATGCCTGCCAAGTTTGGGCTGAAGTCGCCGGAAGAATTGATAGGCAAAACGGACTTTGACCTCTTTTCCAAGGAGCATGCGCAGCAAGCCTACGACGATGAGCAGCGGCTGATTCGAGATAATGAGCGCCTGGTTAATTTGACCGAAAAGGAAACCTGGCCCGATGGCAGTGTGACCTGGGCAACCTCGACCAAAGTTCCACTTTACTTGGGATCGGGTGAACCCGTGGGTATTATGGGTATTACGCGGGATATCACGGAGCAGGTCGTTGCTCAGCAGGCCCTCGAGGAAAGTCGGGAACAGTTGCGTCAGAAGAACGAAGAGATGGCCACCGATTTTCAGAATGCCGGGCGCGTTCAACAGCGATTGATTCCTGGCCCTATGCCGGAACACCCGGATGTAGATATTGCAGTGCTGAATTTGAGCTATTCCGATGTGGGTGGCGATGTGATTACCTTCCCGCTCGTTTCTGATAAACACCTATCCTTCCTCTTAGGGGACGTGAGCGGTCATGGGTTATCTGCCGGTTTATTTACTATTCTAGTCAAGCACCTGGCCGATTTTTACATGCCAGCAGAGTTTGCTCATCCTGAGCAGGCCTTAATCGAGCTCGATCAGCACATGAAAGGACTCATTCCTTCAGGCTTTGTCGCGGTGATGGTTGGGACCCTTGATCTTTCAGAGGATGAGTATGCAACTCTAACTTTGGCCAACGCAGCTCAACCTCCCTTGCTCTGGTACCGGGAAAGTTCCGACACCGTTGAAATCGTAAACTGCCCAAGTGAGAACGTTGTGGGATTAGGTATTTGTGATAACGTGCAGGTAACTAAATTTACAGTCGATCTAGGAGACTGTCTTCTGTTCATGACCGATGGATTAATCGAGTGTCGAAATCCAGAAGGCGTTGAATTAGGAACCGAAGGTCTGGTGGACGTGTTTAAAAATTGTGCCCGCCAACCAGTCCAAGAAGTCGTCAAAACCCTCGAAGCATATTTGAAGTCCTACTGCGGTGCCAATTATCCTCAGGACGATACCACGCTACTGGCCCTGCGCCTCAAGGAAGACTAA
- a CDS encoding DUF1080 domain-containing protein: MMKILLTFILTFLFSFLNLQAAHHASKAKVNLPDGFVALFDGKSKDGWFTNPRGAQEVWKVDPKTGALARSLQNGYIWTEKEYGDFILDLEYKLSRGCNSGVFYRTDPNNPVQGGFEIQLLDSQGVDRGKHDHGAIYDAVAPSSKPAGKVGDWDKLRLRVKGDIVRVWVNGVKVSEADLSKWTTAQKNPDGSKNKFKTALNDLPKMGHIGFQDHGHNVLFRNVFLKEL; the protein is encoded by the coding sequence ATGATGAAGATACTGCTAACGTTTATACTGACCTTCCTTTTTTCATTTCTCAATCTTCAGGCGGCTCATCACGCGAGCAAAGCTAAGGTAAATCTACCGGACGGATTTGTCGCTCTGTTTGATGGGAAATCCAAAGATGGATGGTTTACCAACCCAAGAGGAGCACAAGAAGTATGGAAGGTGGATCCCAAAACCGGAGCCTTGGCACGCAGCCTTCAGAACGGTTACATTTGGACGGAGAAAGAATACGGCGATTTCATTCTCGATCTGGAATACAAACTCTCAAGGGGATGTAACAGTGGTGTTTTCTACCGCACCGATCCGAATAACCCTGTGCAAGGAGGGTTCGAGATTCAGCTGCTTGATTCACAAGGTGTGGACAGGGGGAAGCATGATCACGGCGCGATCTACGATGCCGTCGCTCCTAGCAGCAAACCAGCCGGCAAGGTGGGGGATTGGGACAAGCTTCGCCTTCGTGTTAAAGGCGATATCGTTCGGGTCTGGGTCAACGGAGTTAAAGTATCTGAAGCCGACCTTTCAAAATGGACCACCGCTCAGAAGAATCCGGATGGTTCCAAGAACAAGTTCAAAACCGCTTTGAATGATCTACCGAAGATGGGTCACATTGGTTTTCAAGACCACGGCCACAATGTTTTGTTTCGCAATGTGTTCCTCAAGGAACTTTAA
- a CDS encoding urease subunit gamma, with the protein MHLTPREQEKLMVVVAADLARRRQARGLKLNYPEAIAVITYEILEGIRDGKSVSDLMSYGATILAKDDVMEGVPEMIHEVQVEGTFPDGTKLVTVHNPLR; encoded by the coding sequence ATGCACCTAACGCCCCGCGAACAGGAAAAACTTATGGTTGTCGTTGCCGCCGACCTGGCTCGGCGCCGACAAGCCCGAGGCCTTAAACTCAATTACCCGGAAGCCATTGCAGTTATTACCTATGAAATACTCGAAGGCATCCGCGATGGAAAATCGGTTTCGGATCTTATGAGCTACGGAGCCACTATCCTGGCCAAAGATGATGTGATGGAAGGTGTTCCAGAGATGATTCACGAAGTGCAGGTTGAAGGCACATTCCCCGATGGAACCAAACTTGTAACCGTCCACAACCCACTACGATGA
- a CDS encoding urease subunit beta, whose amino-acid sequence MIPGEYKFSEPDALLTGNPDLETLTVQVSNTGDRPVQVGSHFHFYEVNEGLEFDRESSKGFRLNIAAGTAVRFEPGDIREVELVALAGKREVHGLNNKVDGQL is encoded by the coding sequence ATGATTCCAGGCGAATATAAATTTTCCGAACCCGATGCGCTTCTAACCGGGAATCCCGATCTTGAGACCCTAACCGTTCAAGTCAGCAATACAGGTGACCGGCCCGTTCAGGTGGGGAGTCATTTTCACTTCTACGAAGTGAACGAAGGCCTGGAATTTGACCGAGAATCCTCGAAGGGTTTCCGCCTGAATATCGCCGCGGGCACAGCCGTGCGATTTGAGCCTGGTGACATACGGGAAGTCGAGCTGGTCGCCTTGGCTGGCAAACGCGAAGTCCATGGACTTAACAACAAAGTAGACGGACAGTTATGA
- the ureC gene encoding urease subunit alpha: MSLEFTRRQYAEMFGPTVGDQVRLADTELFIEVEKDLIAEAAGYGNEVKFGGGKVIRDGMGQSPLATGKDCLDLVLTNATIIDPILGIIKADIGVKDGRISGIGHAGNPLIQSGIADGMVIGAGTEVIAAEGHIVTAGGFDSHIHFICPQQIDEALASGVTTMTGGGTGPATGTNATTCTPGPWNIQKMLESADAFPMNLGFMGKGNSSNLDALREQVAAGAMGLKLHEDWGTTPSAIDHCLSVADEMDVQVAIHTDTLNESGFVETTIKAFKDRVIHTFHSEGAGGGHAPDILKVCGEANVLPSSTNPTRPFTVNTIDEHLDMLMVCHHLDSKIPEDVAFAESRIRPQTIAAEDILHDRGAISIMSSDSQAMGRVGEVLIRTWQTADKMKKQFGKLESDVHTAADNFRVLRYIAKYTINPSIACGTTADVGSLEVGKLADIVVFKPAFFGVKPELVLKGGMIALANMGDPNASIPTPQPMYYRPQFAAFGKAKHRTSISFVSQAAVDAGVADSLRLEKIIRPVANTRKISKHDMVMNDYLPNIDVDPETYTVTADGEELTCEPATELPMAQRYFLF; this comes from the coding sequence ATGAGCTTAGAATTTACACGAAGACAATATGCCGAAATGTTCGGACCTACCGTGGGTGATCAAGTACGCCTTGCCGACACAGAGCTCTTCATTGAGGTCGAGAAGGACCTGATTGCCGAAGCGGCAGGCTACGGAAACGAAGTAAAGTTTGGAGGCGGCAAAGTCATCCGAGATGGCATGGGACAATCACCGCTTGCCACCGGAAAAGACTGCCTCGATCTAGTCCTGACCAATGCAACCATCATTGATCCCATTCTCGGTATTATCAAAGCCGACATCGGAGTTAAAGATGGGCGCATTTCTGGTATCGGACACGCAGGCAATCCACTCATTCAATCCGGGATCGCGGATGGCATGGTCATAGGTGCTGGCACGGAGGTGATCGCTGCCGAAGGGCATATTGTAACTGCTGGAGGATTTGATTCCCACATTCACTTTATTTGCCCGCAGCAAATCGACGAAGCCTTGGCCAGTGGAGTAACTACCATGACTGGCGGTGGAACAGGACCAGCAACCGGCACTAATGCAACCACCTGCACCCCTGGACCCTGGAATATTCAGAAGATGCTGGAATCGGCAGACGCCTTTCCTATGAACCTCGGTTTTATGGGCAAAGGGAATTCGTCCAACTTGGATGCTCTGCGCGAACAAGTGGCAGCGGGAGCCATGGGGTTGAAACTTCACGAAGACTGGGGAACCACCCCCAGTGCAATCGACCACTGCCTCAGCGTGGCGGACGAGATGGATGTTCAAGTCGCCATCCATACGGATACTTTGAACGAGTCGGGCTTCGTCGAAACGACCATCAAAGCATTTAAAGACCGCGTGATTCACACCTTCCACTCGGAAGGTGCCGGAGGAGGTCATGCTCCAGACATTTTAAAAGTCTGCGGAGAAGCGAATGTGCTCCCCTCCTCTACCAATCCAACACGTCCCTTTACAGTTAACACCATCGACGAGCATTTAGATATGCTCATGGTGTGTCATCATCTGGATTCAAAGATCCCCGAAGACGTGGCGTTTGCTGAATCAAGGATTCGACCTCAGACCATCGCAGCCGAAGACATTCTGCACGACCGAGGAGCCATTTCCATCATGTCAAGCGATAGCCAAGCCATGGGGCGCGTGGGTGAAGTCTTGATACGCACCTGGCAAACAGCGGACAAAATGAAGAAGCAGTTTGGAAAGCTGGAGTCCGATGTGCATACAGCGGCCGATAACTTTCGTGTGCTTCGCTATATTGCCAAATACACGATTAATCCATCTATCGCCTGCGGAACGACCGCCGATGTAGGTAGTCTTGAAGTGGGGAAGCTGGCTGACATCGTTGTCTTCAAACCAGCCTTCTTCGGAGTGAAGCCGGAGCTGGTACTCAAAGGTGGCATGATCGCTCTGGCTAACATGGGCGATCCCAATGCTTCCATCCCCACACCACAACCGATGTATTACCGACCTCAATTTGCTGCTTTTGGAAAGGCAAAGCACCGAACTTCTATCAGCTTTGTTAGCCAGGCTGCCGTGGACGCAGGTGTGGCAGATTCTCTCCGATTGGAGAAGATCATCCGCCCAGTAGCAAACACTCGAAAGATCTCTAAGCATGACATGGTTATGAATGACTATCTTCCAAACATTGATGTCGATCCAGAGACCTACACTGTGACGGCAGATGGCGAGGAGCTGACTTGCGAACCGGCAACCGAGCTTCCGATGGCGCAACGTTACTTTCTATTCTAA
- the ureG gene encoding urease accessory protein UreG has translation MSDTNSSPRPVRVGIGGPVGSGKTMLLLRLTEVLNKRFSLVAITNDIYTKEDAEFLVKNSPLEAGRVLGVETGGCPHTAIRDDTSMNEAAIDNLLLQHPDAQVVLLESGGDNLSATFSPELVDAFIYVIDVAEGDKIPRKGGPAIRFSDLLIINKTELAPYVGADLDVMARDSKKMRDERPFLLCDLKSRKGLDDVLAWLEKECFFPLTPKAG, from the coding sequence ATGTCTGATACAAATTCATCTCCACGTCCTGTCCGCGTTGGCATCGGAGGCCCGGTTGGTTCCGGCAAGACAATGCTCCTCCTTCGCCTCACAGAAGTACTTAACAAACGATTCAGCCTCGTCGCGATTACCAACGACATTTATACCAAGGAGGACGCCGAATTCCTGGTAAAAAATAGCCCACTTGAAGCCGGGAGAGTCCTCGGAGTAGAAACAGGGGGCTGTCCGCACACGGCCATTCGCGACGACACGAGTATGAACGAAGCAGCGATTGATAACCTGCTGCTACAGCATCCCGACGCTCAAGTCGTTCTCTTAGAAAGCGGTGGCGACAATCTATCGGCTACGTTCTCACCGGAGCTGGTGGATGCGTTCATTTATGTAATTGATGTTGCGGAGGGCGATAAGATCCCCCGCAAAGGTGGCCCTGCCATTCGATTTTCAGATCTACTCATTATCAACAAGACCGAGCTAGCCCCTTATGTGGGTGCGGATCTCGATGTCATGGCACGTGACTCAAAGAAGATGCGCGATGAACGTCCCTTTCTCCTTTGCGATCTAAAAAGCCGAAAGGGGCTGGATGATGTCTTGGCCTGGCTCGAGAAGGAGTGTTTCTTTCCACTGACTCCCAAAGCTGGTTGA
- a CDS encoding urease accessory protein UreD, with translation MPETITENQPAKRPAVSGGVRLAYIADPKGSTLKEQWVRPPLHIAKTYHDKGWAINLLTSPTAGLLEGDHLEIDCKVEAGAKAAMISPAACRVHTMADGEATIQQHYQLGEDAALDVWPAPLVLQSASRLRQFTRVDLEASSRLLLTEIISPGRASYGESFEFKSWRSKLRIYRSGTLMVYENFNVDPKAGDVADWRTRFPHGPYVSLYFLTSKPVKELIEPLNQLSNKEVAIGASSLRTGGLGIKALAQDGLALRKSVLNIRELLVQHSEIEFPSTLQRAQTFFY, from the coding sequence ATGCCCGAAACGATCACAGAGAATCAGCCTGCCAAGCGACCCGCCGTATCCGGAGGTGTTCGCTTAGCTTATATAGCTGATCCAAAGGGATCCACTCTCAAGGAACAATGGGTTCGCCCTCCCCTTCATATAGCCAAAACCTACCATGACAAAGGCTGGGCCATTAACTTGCTCACGAGTCCGACCGCAGGATTACTGGAAGGAGATCATTTGGAGATCGATTGCAAGGTGGAAGCTGGGGCCAAGGCTGCTATGATAAGTCCGGCTGCTTGCCGCGTGCACACTATGGCCGACGGCGAAGCCACCATCCAACAACATTACCAGCTTGGAGAAGATGCTGCTCTGGATGTCTGGCCAGCACCCTTGGTGCTACAATCGGCTTCAAGACTGAGGCAATTCACCAGGGTAGATCTAGAGGCTAGCAGCAGGCTGCTTCTCACAGAGATCATTTCTCCAGGACGTGCAAGCTACGGTGAGTCCTTCGAGTTTAAATCCTGGCGCTCAAAGCTACGTATCTACCGATCGGGTACGCTAATGGTCTACGAGAACTTCAACGTTGACCCAAAGGCAGGTGACGTCGCCGATTGGCGGACCCGCTTTCCTCATGGTCCTTATGTGAGTCTCTATTTCTTGACCTCAAAGCCGGTAAAAGAATTGATCGAGCCTCTCAACCAACTATCCAATAAAGAGGTAGCCATTGGAGCAAGTTCCCTCAGGACAGGTGGGCTAGGCATCAAAGCACTGGCTCAAGATGGACTGGCCTTAAGAAAGTCGGTGCTGAACATACGGGAATTACTCGTCCAGCATTCAGAGATCGAGTTCCCCAGCACTCTCCAAAGAGCACAAACATTCTTCTATTAA
- a CDS encoding GNAT family N-acetyltransferase, with product MIAWIRFVKNFLLRINPPPSKVAVDEKAAAGFVWISRYQRTEDISPTLWINGLYVKDSHRSRGIGSSLVQLAEQLSSDFEDELYAYTEIPEFYLQLGWRIHQGKNSSGNAVVGQKLNK from the coding sequence GTGATAGCCTGGATACGATTCGTGAAAAACTTCTTGTTAAGGATAAATCCCCCCCCTTCAAAAGTAGCCGTCGATGAAAAGGCAGCCGCTGGTTTTGTTTGGATCAGTCGCTATCAACGCACTGAGGACATTTCACCAACACTCTGGATCAATGGGCTCTATGTGAAAGATTCTCACAGGAGCCGTGGCATCGGAAGTTCATTGGTTCAGTTGGCTGAACAGCTTTCATCTGACTTCGAAGATGAACTCTATGCCTACACTGAGATTCCGGAATTCTACCTACAATTGGGCTGGCGTATTCATCAGGGGAAAAATTCTTCTGGAAACGCCGTTGTAGGGCAGAAGCTGAACAAATAG
- the rlmJ gene encoding 23S rRNA (adenine(2030)-N(6))-methyltransferase RlmJ encodes MLSYRHSFHAGNFADVLKHIVLVQILEYLTRKDKAFTYIDTHAGAGLYDLQSDHATKLNEATGGFKKLAAEDWPELSTYFEVIQRHNTTDTCSQYPGSPLFAQHVLREQDRARLFELHPADYEILSRVFEKDSRFGLELMDGYRGLLSQLPPSSRRGLILIDPSYEVKSDYETVIQTIRKAHRKFETGTYALWYPVVQRERIDLLETQLMKSGIRNIQQFELGLSPDSDERGMTASGMMIINPPWTLKDKMEHLLPKLVASLDTGAGTFYKSEVLVGE; translated from the coding sequence TTGCTCAGCTACCGTCATTCTTTTCATGCAGGCAATTTTGCCGATGTTCTCAAACACATCGTCTTAGTTCAGATTCTGGAGTACCTGACGCGAAAAGACAAAGCCTTTACTTATATCGATACGCATGCCGGAGCCGGGCTCTACGACCTACAGTCGGATCATGCGACCAAGTTAAACGAAGCCACAGGTGGATTCAAAAAGCTCGCAGCAGAAGACTGGCCCGAGCTGAGCACTTACTTTGAGGTGATCCAACGGCACAACACGACGGACACATGCTCACAGTATCCTGGATCTCCCCTCTTTGCCCAACACGTGTTAAGGGAACAGGATCGAGCCCGCTTATTCGAATTACATCCCGCCGATTATGAAATCTTGAGCCGGGTCTTCGAAAAAGACAGCCGATTTGGCCTAGAACTCATGGATGGCTATCGGGGTTTGCTATCACAACTGCCACCCAGTTCCCGTCGTGGACTCATTCTGATAGATCCTTCTTACGAGGTTAAAAGTGATTACGAAACCGTGATCCAAACGATCCGGAAAGCCCATCGCAAATTTGAGACAGGAACTTACGCACTTTGGTATCCGGTGGTACAAAGAGAGCGGATCGATCTACTGGAAACCCAACTTATGAAAAGCGGGATCCGCAACATCCAGCAATTCGAACTTGGCCTTTCCCCTGATTCTGACGAACGCGGCATGACAGCATCTGGAATGATGATCATTAACCCACCCTGGACCTTGAAAGACAAAATGGAGCATTTACTCCCAAAACTTGTCGCATCCTTGGATACCGGTGCTGGCACTTTCTACAAAAGTGAGGTTCTGGTTGGAGAGTAG